The following coding sequences lie in one Mycobacterium sp. DL440 genomic window:
- the rpmE gene encoding 50S ribosomal protein L31 yields the protein MKTGIHPEYVETTVHCGCGNTFSTRSTKQSGQIVVEVCSQCHPFYTGKQKILDSGGRVARFEKRYGKRKPAGDQAAAADK from the coding sequence ATGAAAACAGGCATTCATCCTGAGTATGTCGAGACCACGGTGCACTGTGGTTGCGGCAATACCTTCAGCACCCGCAGCACCAAGCAGAGCGGCCAGATCGTGGTCGAGGTCTGCTCGCAGTGCCACCCGTTCTACACCGGCAAGCAGAAGATCCTCGACAGCGGCGGCCGCGTGGCCCGCTTCGAGAAGCGGTACGGCAAGCGCAAGCCTGCCGGTGATCAGGCTGCCGCAGCCGACAAGTAG